The genomic interval CTTGATGAAATTATATAACTCAACTACTTTGGTTTTGAAAAACATGAGGGATAATGGACTCAATGGAAAAATACGTGGACAAGCTTTGAGTGCTTGTACAGCTCTAAGATcatttgattttgtgtttAGCCTATTGTTGTTAGATAAAACTATGGGAATCACAAATGCTCTTTGTAAGTTTTTGCAAGAACAGTctcaataaataataaatgtaATGAATCTGGTTGCTAGTACAAATGGTCGTCTTCAAAAGTTGAGATAAGATGGTTGGGCTGATTTCTTTGCTAGTGTTGTATCGTTTTGTGACAAACATACCATTGGCACTCCAGATTTTTGTGCTCGTCATATGGAATGTACAAATCGTCTTTGTCAACAACAAAATTGTGTCACTATTGAGAATTATTATCGTGTTGAAATATTCAATGTTGTAATTGATTTTCAATTGATGGAACTAAACAATAGATTTATTGAGCAAACAAGGGAACTCTTGATTCTTAGTTCTGCATTGGATACTAGATTTGATTTTCAGTCATTTGACATTGACAAAATATGTTGTTTGGCTGATAAGTTTTATGCTCATGATGTGCCTGATGTGAATGATCTAAGAGACTAGTTGTAGCACTTTGAGTACCAATTCTCTAAACTTTCAGAATTTTAAGATTTATGAACCCATTTTGAGTTATATCAAGAGTTTGTTAAGACAAAGACACTATTCTTGTTGATTGAGAGACTAGTCGTCTTGTGATGACTCTTCATGTTTCTACAGCTACAATAGAGAGAGCATTCTCAGCCATGAAGCTCATTAAGAACCGACTTTGAAGCAAGATGAGTGATGATTTTCTTGCAGATTTAATGACAGTCCATATTTAGAGAGAAATTGTTGATTATATTGATTCAAATTCGGTTATAGATGAGTTTTATGCATTAGGTAACCAAATAGCACAACTTAAGTAGTTTAAGGATATATGGTTTTCTTTTAATACTTAAGGTAAATTTAGCCCCTCACTTTTGAATCCTGGTTCGTGTCTCGTGGTAATTATTATGTATGGTGATCATGTAGCTAGTATATAGTAATTTTAACACCAAATTACTCTGAATTCTGCGATTATGACTGAAACTGACATGTTGTACGTCCATGTATCACAGAAAAATCTACTATGATAGATAGATCATTTTTGTGTTGCAATCTATGTTTATGAACTGCATGTATcatttaatttataaaaagTACGCGCGTATTTGTAAAGAAGATGTTGCAAGTTCAACTCGTGAAAAACTTGGAACTTTCACCCGATTTCCTTCGATTAAGTAACTTTCAGCGCACAGTTAATGACTTAATGTGATCAGGATAACAATTAATTGAAACCATTGAACAGCAGCAGTATGGCCAAGTCGTCCACAGTTTGTCCACAATCTAACAAAACAAAGCGAGTCCCTAGTCCCCACACGTAAATCAATAATTCGAATATCCCAATTAAATTCATATGCTGTGTGCTATGACCGCAGATCCAAGATGCTGTCTATGCGACACAAACTGATTTTGGTGTATCCTCCTTCAAACCACACGCAGCATTAGTTGCCGTTGCTGAATGCAAAaccactagctagctagcaagaAAAGACAGCCTTTTCATCCTTCCCCACCTCTATAAGAATCCATTTGCTTATTCCTTGCCTTTCTTCATCAAACGCTTAAGAGCTAGCGagagagaaattaagtaacaaaCGCCAAGAAAGATTCAAGgagattagtatatatatattctgagTTATAATGGCTGCAGTGGTGGAGGGATGGGTGAGCGAGCTGGGGAAGCTGAAGGAGAAGGTTGGAGCCAAGAAGCAGCTTCTGTGGTCGTCGAAAAAGACGAAACATGCTGAAGGAGGAGATCAAGGTCAGGTTGATCAGCAGCAACAGCCAGCTGCAGCTCATGAAGGAGGTGTGATAGAGACTACGGTAAAAGAGAGGAGGAACTCTTCTACGCTTTCTGAGGCCACTGTTTGTTTGCTCATGGACCGTTTTGTTCCTTGGTGATAGATATAATATGGTGTGTTGTATCTAGTCGATCTAGTTAATCTAGTCTTGAATCTGTACATTTTCTGTGATATTACTTTTGTTTTATGAATCGTCAATTTGCACTTCTTGTGCCCTTAAATTGAGTGTCGAATTGAGTAGTAGTGTCAAAATGAAGATTGGTGAAATGGATCGATGCATAAAGTTCATCTTGCATGCATGGCCAAACCTGCAAGATCTTCTTCCCTCTTATATTTAGTTAAGCCATGAATGACCGCCATTAATTCATCATCAGCATGGTTCTTTGCTAGTTACTCCGGCCAACATCTATCCGGCTATCTCTCGAGATTTTAGGAAGaaaaacacacacatatatatatatatatattaataatagTACTGCTAGTCTCCGACCAATGACAATCAATGAATAAGTTCttggaaaaattaaaaattaaaataatctCTAGCTCTTCTTTCATATTCTTATATTTTTACAAGTGTAATTCCATATTTAGATGTTGATAGACTAACTTATCATATCATGAAAGttatatgacatatataatcaCTAGAATTTACAATTAAGTTGTTTTCTTGATTTCAAATGAGTTAATTAACCTCCTAAAGGCTAGGCTGGCTTAAAGCACACTACATGGGATTATCTAGATGGCCAATCTGTCCATTTATTCTGTTCTTCGATTTTCCATTTAAGAAATTTTTAGGTAGGCGCTTGAGATCGTTCTTGAGCAAAAATACATGTGTATATGGGAGATTATATCACTGTTCATCTTTGTTTATTTCAAGTAAAACAAAGTatgttaactatatgtgataaATTTGTTATTCTAATTAGTTCATTACGTATCTCTGGATGTGCATAAGTAATCTCTATCCCAAACCATATGAATTATATGTAACCAGCTTACGAATGTATTTTCAAAAGACAAGTACGTAAACCCCATTTGCACATTCCTAGGAGTAGTTGGTGTTCGGTGTGAAACTGAATCAGTGAATGTGAAGTCCAAGTCAAGTTTTGATCCAAACAACAAGTTAAGGCCAACTCGGGAACAGATAATTACCTTGGAGCTGTTTCTGCAACCGGAAacatacttatgaattactcCTTTCTTCTATCGCTATTGCTGTATTGTTTTCATGTTCAGCTTGGTGGATCTGCTAATGTGATTCATTAACGAAAACGTGTTAGCACAGCGAGATGAGCTTAAAACCAATATATTGCAGTGATAAAACATTAGTCCCTGAAAATGTTGTCCATATCTGGCCAAACTGGGATCTGCACAACAGTCAGAAACTCAAAATTATTCTCACGTTCCATTTTCATTGCATCTCTTTCCAACAATATAAACTTTCAGATCAGACCTTGTGGCACAGTCTGCAATGTGGGAAATTAGGAATTGAAAAATTCTTCTTTCTTGTGTTAAACTAATCAACATCTACATATGTTCAGAGGAGTaacattgaaaaaaaaaatatctggCCTCTATTCTTCTTATATGCCTGTATACATGCACACATTTAAACAATTTGCACCAACTGTAAGAACTAAGAAGCCAATTTTCTGCTCAGAGATTTAAGCTGTAGAACTGGCTTCTATGCTGGCCGAAGAGAACTCATTAATTAATTTGGGTAGCTCTTCTTCGCATCTAAGAATCTCACTAGCATATCTCAGAGCTTCATCTACTGTGTCAGGCTCTAATGCAGTAACTAGGGAGACAAATAACTTTCTGTCTGTTTGACCATGAAATAGTCTTTTGAACTTCATTGCAATATACTGAAAGGCTCGGTGAGCCAACGTAGGGTTATTGGTGTTATTATTACTACTGCCTGGATTATGACTGGTTGCTGGATTGAAGTCATGAAACCATTCGCATCGAGTGAGAGGGACTTGCTCAATCTTCTCTTCGAGCAGATCAAACTTGTTGAGTATCAGAAGGAAGTGTTTCTGATCAAACGCTGGATGAGTTACAATGCTTTCAAACAGCTGCTTACTTGCCATCATCTTGTTTATGGGTACCCCATTGGCATCTTCACAAATTTCATAGTAGTCTGTCAATGCAACACAAAATACGACCATATCAATGTCTTCAAACATCTCCAGCAACTTGCAGTTTCCT from Argentina anserina chromosome 2, drPotAnse1.1, whole genome shotgun sequence carries:
- the LOC126783076 gene encoding uncharacterized protein LOC126783076 produces the protein MAAVVEGWVSELGKLKEKVGAKKQLLWSSKKTKHAEGGDQGQVDQQQQPAAAHEGGVIETTVKERRNSSTLSEATVCLLMDRFVPW